In Glycine max cultivar Williams 82 chromosome 7, Glycine_max_v4.0, whole genome shotgun sequence, a single window of DNA contains:
- the LOC100790825 gene encoding uncharacterized protein, which translates to MCSETGPPRLSFSHDLSELQVLPMKQGVPCSDTLLHDSNSDFEFSTSTCLEFESSSADELFSNGVILPIQMQDKTTARKLTHHVKYPHTKLPPRPCASSVDKVKKETIRELLDVNPDHEKKPHSKSFWGFNRSKSLNCDTKKNLVCSIPLLSRSNSTGSVANPKRVSSNKHPSAAKSSSYSFSTLNMYPMQKSPSGKSYGGSYPKGLRINPVLNVPTPCVSKGSAHLFGLGSFLRVGKVKKSKK; encoded by the coding sequence ATGTGCTCAGAAACAGGTCCTCCCCGTCTCTCTTTCTCCCATGATCTCTCTGAACTACAAGTTTTACCAATGAAACAAGGTGTTCCTTGTAGTGACACACTGTTGCATGACTCAAATTCTGACTTTGAGTTCAGCACAAGCACCTGCCTTGAGTTCGAATCATCTTCAGCAGATGAACTCTTCTCTAATGGGGTGATCCTTCCAATTCAGATGCAAGACAAAACCACAGCTAGAAAACTCACTCATCATGTGAAATATCCTCACACAAAACTTCCTCCTCGTCCGTGTGCCTCAAGTGTTGACAAAGTGAAGAAAGAAACCATTAGAGAACTCCTAGATGTGAATCCTGATCATGAGAAGAAGCCTCATTCCAAATCCTTTTGGGGATTCAATAGAAGTAAAAGTCTCAATTGTGATACAAAGAAGAACTTGGTATGCTCTATACCTCTTTTGTCAAGAAGCAACTCAACAGGTTCAGTGGCAAATCCGAAGAGAGTGAGTTCAAACAAGCATCCATCAGCAGCTAAATCATCATCATATTCGTTTTCTACCTTAAATATGTATCCCATGCAAAAATCTCCTTCAGGTAAGAGTTATGGAGGGTCTTATCCCAAAGGCCTTAGGATTAATCCTGTCTTGAACGTACCAACACCTTGTGTTTCAAAGGGAAGTGCACATCTGTTTGGTTTGGGTTCATTTTTACGTGTTGGGAAGGTTAAGAAGAGCAAGAAATGA
- the LOC106799437 gene encoding ARM REPEAT PROTEIN INTERACTING WITH ABF2, which translates to MALGTLAFQNDDNKNQIVECKALPTLVLMLRSEDITIHYVAVDVIRKLVNSSPNIKKEVLLARDLQPVLCLLSSRCSEIQTMAAFLLCQFATDSDCKVHVSQRGAIPLLVDLLKSPNALLQEVSTFALWRLAKDSHNQASIAHNGGIETAKSS; encoded by the exons ATGGCCTTGGGAACTCTTGCTTTTCAGAATGATGACAATAAAAATCAG ATTGTTGAATGCAAGGCATTACCCACTCTTGTACTAATGCTTCGATCAGAGGATATTACAATACATTACGTGGCG GTTGATGTGATTAGAAAACTGGTCAACTCTTCTCCAAATATTAAGAAAGAAGTTCTTCTAGCCAGGGATTTACAACCTGTCCTTTGTTTACTTAG TTCCCGCTGTTCGGAGATCCAAACAATGGCAGCCTTTTTACTATGCCAATTTGCAACAGATTCAGATTGTAAG GTTCATGTTTCACAAAGAGGAGCTATTCCACTATTGGTTGACTTGCTTAAGTCTCCAAATGCACTACTTCAGGAAGTGTCAACTTTTGCACTTTGGAGGTTGGCAAAG GACTCACATAATCAAGCCAGTATTGCTCATAACGGAGGTATAGAGACTGCTAAATCTTCTTGA
- the LOC121172644 gene encoding uncharacterized protein isoform X1 translates to MLTTMVLNYLYTFVISYSRYLESIFNQYAAKYSGLELLLDILESTSVKQKGNASAALHKLAGKASSSVSLFDAAPPSTSHQDISVESVSLMYKMSEDFNDTKLKHACILFMLENFDKPRLEAWYVTFFYNLNGTSIVYCFNWELVVDWEQYIQSMKANLSSIIRSYFMCSIFSICRYCHVVPGIRMFLTYQVSSIQLDL, encoded by the exons ATGTTGACAACAATGGTATTAAATTATCTGTACACTTTTGTAATTTCCTACTCACGGTACTTGGAAAGTATTTTCAATCAATATGCTGCAAAATATTCAGGATTAGAATTGCTGCTGGATATTCTTGAATCTACAAGCGTAAAGCAGAAGGGTAATGCTTCAGCAGCTCTTCACAAATTGGCTGGCAAAGCCAGTTCTTCTGTCTCTCTTTTTGATGCTGCTCCTCCATCGACATCTCACCAG GATATTTCAGTGGAAAGTGTTTCACTAATGTACAAGATGTCGGAGGATTTCAATGATACTAAACTAAAACATGCATGTATACTGTTTATGCTGGAGAATTTTGATAAACCGAGGTTGGAAGCATGgtatgttacatttttttacaacCTCAACGGTACTTCCATAGTTTACTGTTTTAACTGGGAGCTGGTGGTGGATTGGGAACAATACATTCAATCCATGAAAGCCAACCTTTCATCAATCATTCGATCATATTTTATGTGCTCCATCTTTTCAATATGCAGGTATTGTCACGTTGTACCAGGCATTCGTATGTTCTTAACTTACCAAGTCTCATCCATCCAACTGGACTTATGA
- the LOC121172644 gene encoding uncharacterized protein isoform X2, whose protein sequence is MLTTMVLNYLYTFVISYSRYLESIFNQYAAKYSGLELLLDILESTSVKQKGNASAALHKLAGKASSSVSLFDAAPPSTSHQDISVESVSLMYKMSEDFNDTKLKHACILFMLENFDKPRLEAWYCHVVPGIRMFLTYQVSSIQLDL, encoded by the exons ATGTTGACAACAATGGTATTAAATTATCTGTACACTTTTGTAATTTCCTACTCACGGTACTTGGAAAGTATTTTCAATCAATATGCTGCAAAATATTCAGGATTAGAATTGCTGCTGGATATTCTTGAATCTACAAGCGTAAAGCAGAAGGGTAATGCTTCAGCAGCTCTTCACAAATTGGCTGGCAAAGCCAGTTCTTCTGTCTCTCTTTTTGATGCTGCTCCTCCATCGACATCTCACCAG GATATTTCAGTGGAAAGTGTTTCACTAATGTACAAGATGTCGGAGGATTTCAATGATACTAAACTAAAACATGCATGTATACTGTTTATGCTGGAGAATTTTGATAAACCGAGGTTGGAAGCATG GTATTGTCACGTTGTACCAGGCATTCGTATGTTCTTAACTTACCAAGTCTCATCCATCCAACTGGACTTATGA